The stretch of DNA TGGAGGAAACAAATAATTTGTGtcatttgtggatgagttcataAGAATGATTTGGGTAGTACTCATAAAGTTAGAATATGAGGTGTTTGCTGAGTTCAAGAAGTTCAAAGTAAAGGTTGAAAATCAAAGTGGACAAAGGTTGAAGATATTCATAACAAGTGGTGAAGGTGAGTTTAACTCTGGAGAGTTCAAGAAGTTATGTGAGGAGAATGGTATTGAGCATGAGGTAATTGTTCCATATACTCCAAAGAATAATGATCTTGATGGAAGAAGAAACAGTACGGTGGTTGATATGACCAGAAGCTTGTTGAAAGAAAAGAATTTGCCTCACATATTCTGGGGAGAAGTTGTTGCTACTACAAATTATGTGCTTAACAGATGTCTAACTAAAAAGTTAAAGGAAATAGTTCCTCTAGAGAAGTGGACTCGAAGAAAGCAAAGTGTGAGCCATctgaaggtgtttggttttatttgTTACAAACATATTCCAGATGCTACTATAAGGAAATTGGATGACAAAAGCAATTCCATATTGCTTATAGGTTACCACTAGGTGCCCATAAAATCTATTGCCAAATCACTAATAGAGGTGTTGTCAGCAAAGATGTGATAGTGAAAGAATCAGAAACATGGGAATAGAACAAGTCTGATCCTGCTTTTGGAGTTGAGATGTTTCTAAAGATGCCCCTGAAGGAGAATCTTCCTAAGAAGGAGATTCTGCCTCTTAAAGAGACTCTGATTCTGACAAATATTCTTAGTCTGATGGTGATTCTAAGTCTGAAGGtgactcagactctgaaggtgaTTCTGACTCCAAAGGTGACTCAGAATCTGATGGTAATCCAGCCTCTAATGGTAATCCAATTTCTAAAGGTGGTCCAGACTCTGAAGGTGGAACTTTTGAAGGTGTACCTGGCTCTGAAGGTGAACTTGTGCAGTTCTAGAGGCCACAGAGAATCAGACAGATACCAAGGAGACTTATGGATTTTGAGTTGTTGCATGACACTATGATTGACTAT from Vicia villosa cultivar HV-30 ecotype Madison, WI unplaced genomic scaffold, Vvil1.0 ctg.001104F_1_1, whole genome shotgun sequence encodes:
- the LOC131633300 gene encoding uncharacterized protein LOC131633300, with the translated sequence MIWVVLIKLEYEVFAEFKKFKVKVENQSGQRLKIFITSGEGEFNSGEFKKLCEENGIEHEVIVPYTPKNNDLDGRRNSTVVDMTRSLLKEKNLPHIFWGEVVATTNYVLNRCLTKKLKEIVPLEKWTRRKQSSDGDSKSEGDSDSEGDSDSKGDSESDGNPASNGNPISKGGPDSEGGTFEGVPGSEGEIIQCAMMMDVQPVSIVEALKKKVWLEAMKEELKNKKAITVRWVSKMKLNPYGSILKHKTRLIARGFLQKSGLDYIEVFAPLARHETIKLVIVIAANRNWPLIHLYVKFDFLNGPLEEEIHVLQPPGFVMESKEGTVYKLHKALYGLKQVPRACNMKI